TTAAAATCTCTACAGCCCCTTCAAAATTACTATTACATATGTTTTCTAAAACCTCTTGATGCTGTAAAACTACATCAGAAAGTATTTTTTCATCCCATAGTGACATAAGACGTATCCTTTTATAGTGTCCAGACATACTTTCAATGATCTCCCAACACATGTTTTTATCAATGCTTTTAAAAAACACACTATGAAAATTATCATCAAATGTTAAAAAGGATGCATAGTCATTATCCTTAAGACTCTGCACTTGCATTTCAATATAGTGCCTTAATATGGCTATATCGCTTTCTTTGTAAGTTTTAATAAACTCCCTTACAGCACTTTCTTCAAGACTTTGACGTAAAAACCTTTCTTCTGCAACTCGTTTTAGGTCAATTTTAGAAACAATGGTTCCTTTTTGCGGGATAATATCAACAAGTCCCTCTTTTTCTAATTTGATTAGCGCATCTCTTACAGGGGATCTACTTACATTCCATCTATCGGAGATATCCTTTATACTCAATGCCTCTCCAGGCTTTAAATTTAAAGCTACAATGTTTTTACGAAGAGTGTAATATACACTATCTCCTATATTAAAAGATGAATGTTTAGATAAAGTTATTTCATTAATGTTCATACAACCCCCTCCATAAAATTATTAATAGTTTACTGAAAAAACACTACCTTCGTTCGTGTGCTTGAGTATGAACTTAGTATATAAAACGAAGGTATAGTGATAGGTATTATTTATTTTTTGTATTATCCATCCATTTTCCCTATTCAAAACTAGTATCAAACAGGATAGAAAATCATTATACCATTTTGTGTTAAATCATTATCATTTTACCATATTGAATTCATTTTTGTAAGTCAATCTTAAAATTAATAGGTAGTTCCTATCAATATTTATACTGGAAACAGTAAGTTTGGCAACCATAGCACGAGTTGTGGGAAGAGTGCTAAAATCGCTACTTGTACAACGATCACTGCAACAAAAGGAATGGATTCCTTTACATAGTCTTCCGTTGGACAACCTATAAGCTGACACGTTGTATACATGGTAACCCCTACCGGTGGTGTCATTCCTCCCATAGTTATTATGGTCATCATCAGTATCCCAAAGTGAACCGGATCAATACCTACACTCCTAACAATTGGAAGAAAAATCGGTGTTAATAGTAAAGTATTTACTGTGGCCTCCATAAACATACCTGATACAAACAAGAATGTAAGGATGATAAATAGTAATAAATGAGGCTGCGTTGTAATTCCAGTAACAAATTGTGCCATCGTTTGAGGTAATTGATTATAGACAATAACATAACCAAAGATTCCGGAGCATGCAATGATAAGCATGATCATACCATTATCATTAATTGTTTGGCATAACACTTCAATAGCGCCTTTAAAGCTAAGTTCCCGATAAATAAAAGTACCAACAATAAATGCATAAACTACTGCAAAAGCACCTGCTTCTGATGGTGTAAAAATACCGAATCTTATGGTTACAATCATAATTACAGGAAACAATAATGCCCAAAAGCTTTCAATAAAGGATTTTAATATTTCTTTACCCGTAGCCTTTTCCATTTTTGGAATAACACATATTCCTTTTTTCTCTTTTGATTTCATCGTAAAATATACAGTACCCATCAAAATAGTACACATCATAATCCCAGGCACAATACCTGCAACAAATAATCTACCGATGGATACTTCACCAGTAAAACCATATAAAATCAAACCTACACTGGGGGGAATCGTTGCAGTAATTAGAGAAGTTAGTCCAATTACAGCTGCACTATATCCCTTTGGATAACCCTGCTTTGTCATATCAGGGCCAAGCAACCTAGATTCCATAGCAGCATCGGCAACAGCTGAACCTGAAACCCCTCCCATTAATGTAGATAATATAACTGAAACCTGAGCAAGACCTCCAGTCATATGTCCTGTCAAAGTAATTGAAAACTTAACTAGTCTTTCTGTTATTCCTGCTGCATTCATCAAATTTCCCGCCATAACAAAGAATGGTACTGCCAAAAGTGGAAATGATTGTGTCGCTGAAATCAATCTTTGCACTGCTATGGCCAAAGGAAGATTAGATTGAACAAAAAAGAATGCTAGGCTTGATATACCAATTGTGAAAGCAAGTGGCATTCCGCTAAATAGAAAAACAATAAAAAGTACTCCCAATATTAACATGAATGATAATCTCCTTTCTTACCACGCCGATTTATCAGGTAATGACACATGATCCTCTTCTTCAGTAATTACTCTTTTTAACTTTTCACACATCGTAATAAACATTAAGGCAGATCCCACTGGAACACTTATTGTTGCATAGGAGTAACTAAGTTTTAATGTGTTAAAAAGTCTTTGATAGTTTTCTATAGAGAGACTTACACCATAATAAACAATGATTAGCAGAAAAACTTGAATACAAATATAATTAATAATTTTAACTGTTTTTCTCACTTTGAAAGGAAACTTATTTATAATCATATCGACCCCGATATGGCTGTCGTTTTTAAGGGCAATATCTGCCCCTAAAAACACAACCCAACCAAATAATAGCTGTGCTACATCTATTGACCATGCGATGGGAAAACCAACCCATCGAACAACAGCTGCTGTAAATACTAGAAGGACGATAAGAATAATAAACATTACTCCTATAAACGTTTCAATTTTTTTAATAGCATTTAAAACTGCTTTCACTATATCACTCCTTCTAAAAAACCTACTGTAAAATTATTTTCCTAATAATGCATCAACCTGAGCCTTAGCTTCCACAAGGTTATTTTTTTCGTATACTGATTTACTTGCTTCCTTAAATGGTGTTATATCTACCTCTGTAATCCTTACACCTTGAGATTTCATTTCCTCTTCATTTTGTACAAGCCCACTTAATGTTTGCTCTGAAGCATATTTCCCTGCTTTTTCAGCTTCTTCTAATAAAATTTCTTGAATATCTTCAGGCAAAGATTCGAAGAATGCATTTCCTACCACTAAGGGGGACATTAATTGGAAATGTCCAGTTTTAGCAATATATTTAGAGGCCTCATAAAGTCTTGCTCCAATAATTGCTGGGTATTGTGCTTCAAATCCATCTATAACTTTCTGTTGTAAACCTGGATAAACTTCACCCCATGCAAGAGAAGTAGCATTTGCTCCCATAGCATTAATAGAATCTATGAAAATTGGTGATCCAGGCGTTCTAACTCTTAATCCTCTTAAATCCTCCGGTTTCTCTACAAGTTTATTGGTCATAAAGTGTCTAGCACCTTGGTACCAGTTGAAAGAAAGAACTCTATATCCACTAGTAGATACGTTTTCATACCAGCCTTTAAATAAATCCGAAGTAACAAGTATCTCCGCTTCCTCATAGTTATCAACAACATAAGGTGCAGCAAGTACACCAATTTCCGGCACAATTTCAGACATTAGCGCTGCATCAGAAATAGCAGCAACGTTTGCACCTACTTTAGCTTGTTCCATAATATCCTTTGTATCACCAAGCTGTGAACTCGGATATACTTCAACTTCTAATCTACCTTCTGTACGTTCTTCAACATTTTTCTTAAATTCCATAGCTCCTAAGTACATTGGGTCCTGCTCAGTAACAACCATACCTATTTTTAAAGTATAGGTCCCGCTATTATTTCCACCTTCTCCTGTCTGTGAACCACCAGTTCCACATGCTGAAAGCATCGTTAAAACTAGTACTAATGATACTACCATTAACAATTTTTTTCTCATTTTCAACACTCCCTATATTTATTTGCTGACACTAATATATTACTATACTAATATATTAGTGTCAATAGTATTTTAACTGAAGTATATCTCTTTTCTCAGCTATAACAAAATCTCCTATAAGCATCCTGTATTTTCACCAAGTTAAATTTGGCTTTTTTATACTGATTCCTTATAGGAGATCCTATCTATCTTCTAAGTTTTTATCCTTCGGTATAGTGCTAAGACTTACAGATATTACACTTAGCCTATTAAAATTTATCATTACATATCTATCAATGTCGGCACAAGTAAGGTTTTCTTACCTTATATAAATAGCCAACGAAAAATTTACAAATGAAAATTTTCGTTGGCTATCTAAATTAAGGGGGTAATATGCAATTATGGATATTTCAGCAAATTGCAAGGAATTTACTAATTGTTTTCAACTTCTTCAAAAAGTGGAGTAGATAAATATCTTTCTCCTGTATCAGGTAACAATACTACGATATTCTTACCTTTATTTTCTGGTCGTTTAGCAATTTCAGTTGCTGCATAAACCGCTGCCCCTGAAGATATACCTACTAACAAGCCCTCTATCTTAGCAAGATCTCTAGTAGCTTCAAAGGCTTCTTGGTTCTTAACTTGATAAACTTCGTCAATGATCTCAGTATTTAAAATACTTGGAACAAACCCTGCTCCAATTCCTTGAATTTTATGGGGCCCTGGCTGTCCTCCTGATAGTACCGGGGAATCAGTAGGTTCAACAGCAATGATTTTTATATCTGAGTTCTTTTGTTTCAATACCTCACCAACACCAGTGATTGTGCCTCCTGTACCTACACCTCCAACAAATATATCTACTTTACCATCCGTATCTCTCCAGATTTCTTCAGCAGTAGTCTTTCTATGAAAGTCAGGATTCGCTGGATTGTTAAACTGCTGTGGTATAAAGGAATTAGCAGTAGCAGCCGCTAATTCTTCTGCTTTTTTAATGGCTCCCTTCATACCTTCAGCTCCTGGTGTTAGTATAAGTTCTGCTCCTAGAGCCTTGAGTAAATTTCTTCTTTCTATACTCATTGTGTCCGGCATGGTAAGAATTAATTTATATCCCTTCGCTGCTGCTACAAAGGCTAAAGCAATTCCTGTATTTCCGCTGGTAGGTTCGATAATAATAGAATCTTTATTAAGTAATCCTTTATCTTCAGCATCCTTAATCATAGCATAACCAACTCTATCCTTTACACTTCCTCCTGGATTAAAGTATTCTAGCTTAGCTATTAATTTGCCTTCTAAATTTTTTGTCTCATTATAAGCTGTCAACTCCAATAAAGGGGTATTTCCTATTAAATCAGTTAAGTTTTTTGCTATCCTTGCCATAATAAAAGACCTCCCATAGTTTTTTATTTCCGAGTATTCCTATATGATTATAATAAATAATACTACATTTCATGTATCAATGTCAATAAGTTTCCAAATAATTTATTTTTTATGTGTAATTTTCCATAAAAAACTTACTGTTTTTTGCTGAAGCAATTCGTTATTGCTATGGCATTACTCAAGAAAAAATTTAGTCATTCCATTGACAAACAATGAACAAATGACGAAGAATACAGCTAAAAATATATTTATTGCGGAGATATCTCTTTTTATGCGAAAAAATTCCTGAAAAATGAATAGTATTATTATAAGGAGATGATTGCTGTAATGAAAGAATTAATAAAATCTTAAAAGGAAGGTGGGCAATGAAAAAATACATAGTTCTATTCTTACTGATCTTAATAGGAACTTTTTCTTTAAAAGCAATAAGTGATTTTAAGAAAACAACAGAAATAGGATCTATTTATTCTAGCAAAGAATATGCTCAAACATTAAGAAAAGACCTTTTTTCACTAATGATGGCCTATCCAAAATATATTATAGATATAGAAATAGTAAACAACGATCAAGTCTATCTAGTATTAAAGTCAGGCCAAAAACTATTATATGATGATAAAAAAGAAAAAAGTCAGTCGGAAAAACTGGAAAACCCAGATTTACAGGATATGATGGAAGAAGTATATTTTCTTGGTCCCATCGATAGACTTATGCCACAGAATTATAATCCTGGCAGATTAAGAGTTTATCCCCTGCTAAAGGAGGTATATGGAAGTCATCAGTCAGAAATAGAAAAAAATCTTACAGGGATAACAATCAACGGCGGACATCACCGTTTTAATCACAATAACTCGGCAGCAAACTTTCTTAAAAGTGCTATAACAGAATTAAATCACTTAGCCCAAGATCACCCTGCCCTTTGGGGATATATGTATCCTATAGGAGGAACTTATAATTTTAGGCACATAGCCAAAACCAACCGATTAAGTCCCCATGCCTTTGGTATATCTATCGATTTAGCCAGCAACAAAAATGACTACTGGCAGTGGACAACAAGAGCAGCAGGAGAAAAACGTCTAAAGACTTACCCTGAAGCTATCGTAGAAGTAATGGAAAAGAACTTTTTTATATGGGGAGGAAAATGGGGCCAATTTGATATTCTTCATTTTGAATATCGACCAGAAATAATCATAAAGGCACTATATTTTAACAACGAAAAAAAGGATCTCTGGTATGAAAACCTTCCAGTAGAAGATCTGCGGGTATCAAACACAATATGGTTAATAGAAGAAAGACTTCAGCAGTTTCCCGCTGCAAGTCCGCAGTGAATTCCTTCCAACAAGCTGAAACATCGGGAAATCAAGATAAACCCCTAGAAATGTATTTGTAGGGGTTTATTATAAGATTAACTTTTAGACGAAATATACTATTATATAGTAAGATAAATACCTCTTATTCTAATCATACTCCTCCAAGTAGGAGTAATTTTTTCCATCTTTCTGCCAGCCTAGGATTGCTTCCATATTGACATTTTGTGCTGCTCTAAATATAGACTTATCTACGCTTTCAAATTTAGTTTTTAGTTCTTTAATTAGGGCCTTCACCTCATAACGTTTTGTCCCTATTTTTTTTGCCGCTACCATACAGGCACAGTTTAGGGGCCAAATACCGCTATGATCTGTAAAATCAATAATAGCCTCCTCTTCTATATGGTATAAAGGTCGAATCAGCTCTAATCCTTCAAAATTCGAAGATTTTAATTTTGGCAGCATAGTACTAAAGTTCCCTGTATATAGTAGATTTAACATTGTAGTTTCAATCACATCATTAAAATGATGCCCAAGGGCCAGCTTGTTGCAACCTAGCTCTTGTGCCTTCCTATACAATGCCCCCCGTCTCATTTTTGCACACATATAACAGGGATAATCCTTTGCTACATTATCTACAATTCTAAAAATCCCTGAATCAAAGATATGAACGGGAATATCTAGATGCTGACAGTTATCCACTAGTAGCTGTTTGATGCTATCATGGTATCCAGGGTCCATCGCAACAAACTCCAACTGAAAATTATCCCTGCCATGACGTTTTAGTTCTTGAAATAACTTTGCCATCAAAAGACTATCCTTACCACCAGAAATTGCTACAGCAATTTTATCCCCATCTTCTATCAACTGAAATTCTTTGATGGCTTTAATAAATTTGCTCCATATGTCTTTTCTATATGTTGTAATAATACTCCGCTCTATTTCTTGAAGAGATTTTCTATCACTGAAGGGAATCAGCTGCTCACAGCCTTTGCCTGCAATATCACTCATTTTATCACCTCTTTTAAAACTTAAGCTTAGAAAGAGCATCCGCTAAAGCGGTATTGATTGGTTCCTCAGCTTGCTTTTTTTGCTCTTTTAAATATCTAGACACTTCTTTCTTAGAAACCTTGTCACCTGCACTTTTCTTTCTTTCATTGAAGGCAGAAAGTTTTTCTCTGTGGCCACAGCTGCAAACAAATATCTGACCCTCACCCTCACCTCTTAATTCAAGTTTTTTACGACAATTTGGGCATCTAGCATTGGTAATTTTCGCAACAGCCTTTCTGTGACCACACTCCCGATCTTGGCATATCAGCATTTTGCCTTTTTTCCCATTGACCTCCAGCATGTATTTTCCACACTCTGGACACTTGGTTCTTGTAAGATTATCGTGCTTAAATACATCTTCACTATTTTTTATTTCCCTTACAACTGTTTTTGTATAATCTCTCATTTCACCAATAAAGCTCTCCTTTTTAAGGCTGCCTTTAGAAATAGCTGCTAGCTTTTGTTCCCATTCAGCAGTTAAAGCAGGAGATTTTAAATCTTCGGGAACCAGTTGCAGCAATTGCTTTCCTTTGGAGGTGATGAAGATATCTTTTCCTCGCTTTTCGATTAAGAAGGTATTAAACAGCTTTTCAATAATATCTGCCCTTGTGGCTACTGTCCCAATACCACCGGTTTCTCCTATCGTTTTAATTAAATCTTTGCTTTCATTTATCATGTATTTTGCTGGATTTTCCATGGCGGAAAGAAGACTTCCTTCATTAAAGGGGGCAGGAGGCTTAGTTTCCCCTTTCGTTTGAAAAACATTGGCTATCTTCAAAGTATCTCCCTGCTTCAAGCTAGGCAATAATTGATCTGAAATATCCTCCTGTGTATCTTCATCTTCAAATTTATTTTGATAAACTGCTTTCCATCCCTCTGCAATAACAATCTTCCCTTTAGCAATAAAGTTTTCTTCTCCTATTTTAGCTTTTATCGTTGTTTGCTCATACTCAAAGAGAGGATATAATACTGCAAAAAAACGCTTAACAACTAGATCATAAATTTTTCTTTCCTTGTCACTCAACATACCCAAATAAGCTGGCTCCTCTGTTGGTATGATGGCATGATGATCTGAAACCTTGTTATTATCTACAAAAGATTTATTCCCTTTTATTGAAGTTTTCAGTATCTTTGCAGCTATGAATGTATAGGGCCCAACACCACATGCCTTTACCCGATCCTTCAGTGTATCTACAATATCCGAAGAAATATACCTAGAATCTGTCCTGGGGTAGGTCAATAGCTTATGACCTTCATACAGTTTTTGCATGATAGAAAGAGTTTCTTTTGCTGAATAGCCAAAAATTTTATTGGCATCCCTCTGTAATTCTGTCAAATCATATAATTGTGGAGAGAAGCTTTTTTTGTAGGTTTTATTTACTTCTACAACTTTTGCATCTTTTTTCTCCACTGCCATAAGAATTTTATCACACTTATTTTTGTCAAAGCTTCTCATATCCTTTGTCTGAGCATCCTGCCATGTTAACTTTAGCTTATCTGCCACAGCTGTGATACCATAAAAACTCTTAGACTTAAAGTTTTGAATTTCTTCTTCTCGCTTTGCAATCATAGCCAGGGTTGGTGTTTGAACCCTGCCGCAGGAAAGCTGTGCATTATATCTACAGGTTAAAGCTCGTGTAGCATTGATACCTACCAACCAATCCGCCTCAGCCCTTGCAACCGCTGAAGTATAGAGATTTTCATAATCTTTTCCACTTTTTAATTTGCTAAAACCCTCTTTAATCGCCTTATCAGTAACAGAAGAGATCCAAAGACGTTTTACCGGCTTTTTTACATGGGCTTTTTCGATAATCCACCTAGCTACAAGCTCCCCCTCTCTGCCTGCATCAGTGGCTATAACAATTTCATCAACATCCTTTCTGCTAAGCTGCTGTTTTACAATATGGAATTGTTTAGCACTTTGCTTGATGATAATAAGCTTTAAATGTGGGGGTAGCATAGGTAAATCTTCGATTTTCCATGACTTATACTTTTGGTCATAGACTTCTGGATCTGCTAATGTCACCAAATGCCCTAAGGCCCAAGTAACAATATATTTTTCTCCTTCTATAAAACCATTTCCTTTTTTGTGACAATTTAAAACTCTAGCTAAATCCCTTCCTACGGAAGGTTTTTCAGCGAGTACTGCTATTTTTTTCATAACAACAATCCCTTCAAAATAACTACGTTTTATGATAATATGCTGGCTTAAGTTGTGCAATAACTGAATGTAGTGTTAAGAATTGCACAAGTCGAATTTACTTCGAGGATGTAGTACTTAATCTCCCATTTACATAAGTAGATAATCCAAATCTTTGATTTAGTGTTAGTCACTTAGTTTGTTCATCTAGAAGCGTAGGTCTTAGTAATACACCAAAGGATAAAATTTACCTTTAAAATTTTGCCTAAGCAGTATACGCTATATTATAACAAATCCTGCTTTATCTATCTAATATTAACACAAAACACAAATCCTATGAAGTATTCTTAAGGAATCTATTACTTTTCCTAAATCTTTGCTATTTTTAGATGTAATTTTCATCAATATATGATATAATACGCACAGATTGTCAAATTTTAAGAAGAGGAAGGTAATAACGTGATTACTGTAACAAATGTCAGTTTACGCTATGGAGATCAAAAACTTTTTGAAGATGTAAATATAAAATTCACCCCTGGTAATTGCTATGGTGTTATAGGTGCCAATGGCGCAGGAAAAAGTACTTTCTTAAAGATTTTATCAGGAGAAGTTGAACCCAACACTGGAGAGATCAGTATTCCCTTTGGTATACGTATGTCGGTTTTAAAACAGGATCATTATCAGTATGATGCCAACCAAGTACTAGAAACGGTTATCATGGGTAATGCAAGACTTTATGAAATTATGAGGGAAAAGGATGCTATCTATGCAAAGGTAGACTTTACTGACGAAGATGGTATAAAAGCTTCTGAGTTAGAGGGGGAATTTGCAGAATTGAATGGATGGGAAGCTGAATCAGAAGCTTCTTCTCTTCTTCAAGGTCTTGGTATCAAAACAGACCTTCATGATAAAAAAATGAGTGAACTTTCAGGTGCCGAAAAAGTAAAAGTGCTCTTGGCACAAGCTTTGTTTGGAAAGCCTGGAATTCTAATTTTAGATGAGCCTACCAACCACCTGGATATTAAGTCCATTAACTGGTTGCAGGAATTTTTAATTCAATTTGAAGGAACAGTAATTGTTGTGTCCCATGATAGACACTTCTTAAACTATGTATGCACACATATTACCGATGTAGACTTTGGTCAAATTAAGTTATACATGGGTAATTATGACTTTTGGTATGAATCCAGCCAACTAGCCCTTCAAATGATGAAGGATCAAAATAAAAAGAAGGAAGAGAAGATTAAAGAACTTCAGGAATTTATTGCACGTTTCAGCGCCAATGCTTCTAAGTCAAAGCAAGCTACTTCTCGTAAAAAATTATTAGACAAAATATCTCTTGATGATATCCAACCCTCTACTAGAAGATATCCTTATGTAGGTTTTACACCTTCAAGGGAAGTAGGTAATGAAATTCTGACTGTAGAAAATCTAACAAAAACCATTGATGGAAAGAAAGTACTGAACAACGTCAGTTTTAGAGTTGCCAAAGGGGACAAAATCGCATTTGTAGGAGAAAGTGAAATTGTTAATACCACCCTATTCAAAATATTGATGGGGGAAATGGAGGCAGATAGTGGAGAATATAAGTGGGGTGTTACCATCACCAATGCTTATTTTCCTAAGGACAACTCCCAGTTTTTTAACGATGTTGACCTTAACTTAGTAGATTGGTTACGTCAATTCTCTGAGGAGAAATCTGAAAGCTATCTTCGCGGTTTCTTAGGTAGAATGCTTTTTTCAGGAGAAGAGGCTTTAAAACAAGCCAATGTACTTTCTGGAGGAGAAAAGGTGCGCTGTATGCTTTCTAAGATGATGTTAAGTAACGCCAATGTCTTAGTCTTAGATCAGCCTACAAACCATTTAGATCTTGAATCTATTACCGCTCTAAATAATGGTCTCAAGGATTATAAGAGTAATATTCTCTTTACATCCCATGACCATGAATTTATCCAAACCATAGCTAATAGAATTATTGAAATTACAGATTCAGGTGTAATTGATAAAACAATGACCTATGATGAATATTTAGAGACTAAAAACCTGTAGGTAGTGTGCAATATACCGCTTCAACAGATGAAAACAATATTATGATAAAAAATAGTGACGAATGCTTTTAGCATTCGTCACTATTTTTGCTATGTATGAGATTTTCTATAGTTACAGCGCTTCTGAACTACAAAGACGTTTCTTATCATTACAGGTTCGACCACATTTACTACATACATGGGTAGCATCTTTTACTATTTTTTTATACTCCTTTAAATTCTCCTTTAACTCTTTCTTTTTAAGTTTACATAGCTTTTTTTTGTCTCCCATTTTTATCCTCCTTACTCAAAAATGTCATATGTCTACGAAAGTCTTAATGATTATATAGTTAAGGGTTGTATCATTTATTGGTAAGAACTAATTGTAATTGATAATTTTTATCAAATTCTCTTTCTATCATTATAAATGAAAAAAAGGACTTTGTCACTGAAAAATAATTTTAACAACTCAAGTTAACAAGTTAAAAACCATACTAATTTTTCTAGTATGGTTTTTAACTTGTTAACTATTATTTATTTTGTTTTTCCTTTGCAATTGCATCTGCTAAATCGTTCAGATACATCCATCGTTCCATCTTTTCCTCCAACTGTTGCTCTAGCATTTCCTTTTCATTTAATAGTTGTTGTAAGCGTGCATAATCTGAGGATGCTTCGTGAATTTTTTCTTGCTTTTCTTGGATTTTTTCCTCAAGACCAGCAATAATATCATCTATTTCTTCATATTCTCTCTGTTCTTTGAAGGAAAACTTCAGGGGTTTTTCCTTCGATAAATTAGAGGTTTTACCATCAGCTTCTTTAGACTTCTTTATTGAGATATGACTTGGTTCTTCAATTTTATTTATAGCATAATTTATTTTAAAGTCTGAATAATTTCCTGTATATTCAATGATCTTCCCCTTATCTTCAAAAGCAAATATCTTTTCTGCCATCCGATCTAAGAAGTATCGATCATGGGAAACCGCAATCACTGCTCCTTTGAAATCTTCAAGATAATCCTCTAAAATTGTTAAAGTTTCTATATCAAGGTCATTGGTAGGCTCATCTAGAAAAAGGACATTAGGTGATGCCATTAAGACGCTAAGTAGATACAATCTTCTTTTTTCTCCGCCCGATAGTTTTCCAATAGGTGTCCACTGCAAATGAGAAGGAAACAAGAACCTTTCCAACATCTGTGATGCTGTTATTTTATCTCCCTCTGCTGTAGTTACATATTCTGCCGCTTCTTTAATATACTCTATCACCCTTAAATCTTCCTGCATATGTTGATTTTCTTGGGCATACACACCGATTTTTACAGTTTCTCCTATCTCTATCTCTCCAACATCCGGTTGCAGTCTACTGCTCATGATATTCAGAAGGGTTGATTTCCCTCTACCATTTGCTCCTATAATCCCGATCCTATCATTTCTAAGCAAAGTATAGCTAAAATCATCTATCACTTTTTTGCCATCAAAGGACTTATTTATATGTTTCATCTCAATGACTTTTTTTCCCAAGCGGGTGGAGGCCACAGAGATTTCTACACTTTCATCAGGAACATATTTATTTTCTTCACTGAGCTTTTCAAAACGATCAATTCGAGCTTTTTGTTTGGTGGTTCTTGCTTTTGCACCTCTTTTTATCCAAGCAAGCTCTTTCCTCAACAGGTTTTGTCTTTTTTTCTCATTGGCTGCTTCGATTTGTTCTCGTTCCAGTTTCTTTTCTAAAAAACTGCTATAATTCCCTTGATAGAGATAGATATTTCCTCTATCTAATTCCAGCATTTCATTTACTACGCTATCTAAAAAGTATCTATCATGGGTGATCATCAAAAGAGCACCCTTTCTTTTATTAAGATACTGTTCTAACCACTCAATGGTGTCATTGTCCAGATGATTGGTAGGTTCATCTAAAATTAGCAGTTCCGATGGTTGAATCAAGGCAGCTGCTAGGGCAATCCTTTTTCTTTGTCCTCCAGACAATGTCCCTACCCTTGCATTATAATCACCAATTCCTAATTTAGTTAATATCATCTTTGCTTCACTTTCTATGTTCCATGCCTCTAGTGCATCCATATCATGTGTAAGCTTTATTATTTTTTCATTAGGTGTATTGGGATCATAAATAGCTTCTTGATAGTCTCTTATTAGTCTCATCACCGGGGAGTTACCTCTAAACACCTGCTGCAATACAGAAGCTTTCGCA
The sequence above is drawn from the Clostridium formicaceticum genome and encodes:
- a CDS encoding tRNA 2-thiocytidine biosynthesis TtcA family protein, encoding MSDIAGKGCEQLIPFSDRKSLQEIERSIITTYRKDIWSKFIKAIKEFQLIEDGDKIAVAISGGKDSLLMAKLFQELKRHGRDNFQLEFVAMDPGYHDSIKQLLVDNCQHLDIPVHIFDSGIFRIVDNVAKDYPCYMCAKMRRGALYRKAQELGCNKLALGHHFNDVIETTMLNLLYTGNFSTMLPKLKSSNFEGLELIRPLYHIEEEAIIDFTDHSGIWPLNCACMVAAKKIGTKRYEVKALIKELKTKFESVDKSIFRAAQNVNMEAILGWQKDGKNYSYLEEYD
- a CDS encoding DNA topoisomerase III, translated to MKKIAVLAEKPSVGRDLARVLNCHKKGNGFIEGEKYIVTWALGHLVTLADPEVYDQKYKSWKIEDLPMLPPHLKLIIIKQSAKQFHIVKQQLSRKDVDEIVIATDAGREGELVARWIIEKAHVKKPVKRLWISSVTDKAIKEGFSKLKSGKDYENLYTSAVARAEADWLVGINATRALTCRYNAQLSCGRVQTPTLAMIAKREEEIQNFKSKSFYGITAVADKLKLTWQDAQTKDMRSFDKNKCDKILMAVEKKDAKVVEVNKTYKKSFSPQLYDLTELQRDANKIFGYSAKETLSIMQKLYEGHKLLTYPRTDSRYISSDIVDTLKDRVKACGVGPYTFIAAKILKTSIKGNKSFVDNNKVSDHHAIIPTEEPAYLGMLSDKERKIYDLVVKRFFAVLYPLFEYEQTTIKAKIGEENFIAKGKIVIAEGWKAVYQNKFEDEDTQEDISDQLLPSLKQGDTLKIANVFQTKGETKPPAPFNEGSLLSAMENPAKYMINESKDLIKTIGETGGIGTVATRADIIEKLFNTFLIEKRGKDIFITSKGKQLLQLVPEDLKSPALTAEWEQKLAAISKGSLKKESFIGEMRDYTKTVVREIKNSEDVFKHDNLTRTKCPECGKYMLEVNGKKGKMLICQDRECGHRKAVAKITNARCPNCRKKLELRGEGEGQIFVCSCGHREKLSAFNERKKSAGDKVSKKEVSRYLKEQKKQAEEPINTALADALSKLKF
- a CDS encoding ABC-F family ATP-binding cassette domain-containing protein; protein product: MITVTNVSLRYGDQKLFEDVNIKFTPGNCYGVIGANGAGKSTFLKILSGEVEPNTGEISIPFGIRMSVLKQDHYQYDANQVLETVIMGNARLYEIMREKDAIYAKVDFTDEDGIKASELEGEFAELNGWEAESEASSLLQGLGIKTDLHDKKMSELSGAEKVKVLLAQALFGKPGILILDEPTNHLDIKSINWLQEFLIQFEGTVIVVSHDRHFLNYVCTHITDVDFGQIKLYMGNYDFWYESSQLALQMMKDQNKKKEEKIKELQEFIARFSANASKSKQATSRKKLLDKISLDDIQPSTRRYPYVGFTPSREVGNEILTVENLTKTIDGKKVLNNVSFRVAKGDKIAFVGESEIVNTTLFKILMGEMEADSGEYKWGVTITNAYFPKDNSQFFNDVDLNLVDWLRQFSEEKSESYLRGFLGRMLFSGEEALKQANVLSGGEKVRCMLSKMMLSNANVLVLDQPTNHLDLESITALNNGLKDYKSNILFTSHDHEFIQTIANRIIEITDSGVIDKTMTYDEYLETKNL